From the Carya illinoinensis cultivar Pawnee chromosome 4, C.illinoinensisPawnee_v1, whole genome shotgun sequence genome, one window contains:
- the LOC122306198 gene encoding wall-associated receptor kinase-like 10: MELQMVLFRMLVLVIICSVNPFVRASNVINNSCQKDSGNVSISYPFAIGNGCYVEDWFEIVCRSSNNSYDLGFPKPFLKKFNYLEVLEIDIDKARVRVSYPIFSSCTNVTNSTKNLVLEKSPFDFSAGKNSFIAMGCNNSASMWSIFPDDSVSYGGCKSPCDRAPFTKGIFATPQIVAKLHFLLISKHSLQL, translated from the coding sequence ATGGAATTGCAAATGGTACTGTTTCGGATGCTCGTGTTAGTGATCATTTGCTCAGTTAATCCATTCGTGCGAGCATCGAACGTAATAAACAATTCATGTCAAAAAGACTCTGGGAATGTAAGCATTTCATACCCTTTTGCAATCGGAAATGGTTGCTACGTCGAAGATTGGTTTGAGATAGTCTGCAGATCATCGAATAACTCTTATGATCTGGGATTTCCAAAGCCCTTTTTGAAGAAGTTCAATTACCTGGAAGTGCTGGAGATTGACATAGATAAAGCCAGAGTTCGAGTCAGCTATCCCATATTTTCGAGTTGTACCAATGTCACGAACAGCACAAAGAATCTGGTGTTAGAGAAAAGTCCTTTCGACTTCTCCGCCGGCAAGAACAGCTTCATTGCCATGGGTTGCAATAACTCTGCCTCCATGTGGTCCATTTTTCCCGATGACTCGGTTTCATATGGTGGGTGCAAATCCCCTTGTGACAGAGCTCCATTCACAAAAGGAATATTTGCAACACCACAAATTGTTGCCAAACTACACTTTCTTCTTATCTCAAAGCATTCTCTACAACTATAG